TCTGGGTCAAAAAAATACCAAAGCTCGGCCCCGACGGGAGGACGAATTACCTTGTTTGTAGCGCAAACGATATAACCGATCTCAAACTTGTTGAAAACGCCCTCCGGCTCGCGAACAGGAAGCTCTACATTCTCGGCAGTGTGATCAGGCATGACATCCTCAACCAGCTCACATTATTGGGAGGATATGCGGAGATGCTCAAAAACCACATAACCGATGAAAAGGGCGCAGGAATCCTTAATAAGATGCGGCACGCAAGCGAGCGCATAGAGCGAATTCTGAAATCACAGAGCGAATACGAGAAAATGGGAACGAAAGAGCCAGAATGGATCTATGTAGAGAAGATTCTCAAAAAGGCAGCCGAAGACATCGGTCTCGAGGGTATATCCCTCGAAGTGGATTTGGAAGGACTCGAAATACTTGCCGACCCCCTAGTCGGGAGGGTATTCTACAACCTGTTGCACAATTCGATCGTGCACGGGAAGAAGGTCAGCCTGATCCGGGTGTACGCTCGAATGATAGATAAGGGTATGGCGATCGTGTACGAAGACGACGGGATCGGCATACCCAAGAACCTCAAATCCGCCATTTTCGAATTGAGCGGGAGAGGAGCCCACGGGCTACATTTTGCTCGCGAGATCTTATCCCTCACAGACATGACGATCGAGGAGACGGGGGAGGAGGGAAAAGGCGCTCGGTTCGAGATCTTCGTCCCAGAAGGCAATTACAGATTTTTGAGCAAATGAAGGTTGTCTTGGATTCCCTTAGATAATGCCAGTCAAAATTGAATATTTCGTATCGATATGATATGTGTAATTTAGCTTGTATCTCTTCGTGATCAGTATTTTCGTCGGTATTATTGTAGAGGGTACACAGCCTACCGCCGATACCGAAAGACACCAGCAGGATCGTGAACTTCGGAATCTTCGGTCATAATCACTTTAACGGCACTTGCGTTCATTTCTGGTTCTATGAGATCAAAATCGTCTGTCACGGAAATGTGGAACGAAAAAGGGCACGCGAATAAGAAATTCGATTAAAAGGAGAGAACGATTTGGATGAGTTTGTAAGAACGGCATGACGCGAAGTGATGCGTAGGGTAATTACAGAGAGGGAAAACGGCAATCAGTATCATGCTATCACTAAATTCCACCAGCACGAGGCATTTCTTCGATTATTTTGGTCACCGAGGCAGGCTTTCGCAATTAGTATGATAAATCCAAATTTCACTCCATCTCAGTCCCCTTATTGAATGGAATTTTTTAAAAAGGACAACGAGGAAGAAGACTCAAAATGATCTCATTTCTTTTCGATTTGTCCCCTGGATCTACAATACAAATAAAAAATACGAAACCCTTGAATTTGAATCAGTAAATGGAAGTAAGAAGAGTCAAGTACGTTCGAAAAGTCAGGGAGAATACGCATGATCTTTACAAGCAAACGCGGGAAAAGAGCCGAGATCGCATATATCGATTATGGACAAAAATGATCAACCGGACTTTCCGTGAGTCAACTTGTGTTTTAGCAACGCGACTAGATCACTGAGAATCGCGCTCGCCGTTTCAAACTTGCCCGCCCCCCTTCCAACCACCGTAATCTCTCCCGCAAGGTCGGTTGAAAGTTGGATGATATTCAATGTGCCACCTATACTCAGAGGATGTCCAACAGGAACTAACCGCGGAGAAACTTCCAGACGCTTGCTGGAGATTTCTGCAATCAATCTGATGACCTTCCTTTCTTCCGCAGCAAGGGCTATTGCATCCTCCGTGATCCCGCTGATTCCCCTTCGCTTCACATCCTTGTATGTTTTGTCGAGGCCGAATATTGCATTCGCCAGGATCGCAGCTTTGCAGGCGCTGTCAACACCTTCGACATCGTATGTCGGATCTCTCTCAGCGATACCGATTTCCTGCGCCTCTTTCAACGCTTGAGCAAACGGCAATCCTTCCTCCCTCATGCGGTGCAGAATGAAATTACAGGTCCCGTTGAGAATGCCCCGGATGGAACTGATCCTCTCCCCCATTAAAAGCTCCCTCGAAAGATTGATCACTGGCGTCGCTCCACCAACTGTCGCCTCAAACCTCAGCTGTACCTGATTCTTTTCGGCAGTTCTGATAAGTTCTGAGAATTTGAGTGCCAGCGGGCCCTTGTTTGAAGTGACAACATCCTTACCTGATTCCATGGCTGTGAGAATGTTCGAATAGCCGGGTTCCCCGGTTAAAATGTTCGTTGGCGTGACTTCCACTAATACATCATAATCGAATTGACGAAGAATGTGATAAGACTCATCTTTCAGCTTGATCGTACCGACATTGCCTGTCATCTTTTTCCTACGTATAAGGACTTCTGGATCCAGGCCATTGCTTGAAAACTCGAGAGAAGATGAATCGAGAGCGCCGACGATTCTTACGCACTCGCCGAATCTTCTTTCAAACCAAGCAGCTCTCTCCTTAATGACTTCTGCCACACCCTGACCCACCGTTCCAAAACCAGCTATGAAAATGTCCATGTTAATCCTCCAGACTCCTAATTACGAGGAATCCGCGTTCCTGCGCTTTCATATTGAGCAATTCTTCGATCTTCTCCGAAGTCTCGCGTTTCCTCACTTTTCCAATGAGAAACGCTGCCTTTCCATTCGAAAGATGTGAAACTGAATAGCGGATATTGATCGATTCAAGGTCCTCCATCGACTCGATCTCTTTGACAATGTCATTCAATTCACCTGTACTGATATCACCAACGAGAAGATACTCGATTGAAATGGTCTCATAGATCGAGCCCAAACGAGCAACGTCTATTTCCCTTTCTTTCCAAGTTTCAAGAATTCTCTCAAGGATTTTCTCTGATTTGATCTCGAAAGTCACGTTCACAGTGATGTGCCCACCCACGACGACATCCCTGTGATGAACCACCCCCACGATGTTTCCTCCGTTAGCTGAAATCGGTTCAAGTGCAAGAACAAGCTGACCTGGGACATCCTTGAGACGAAGATCGACATTAACTTTCAATAGTAAACCTCCAATAGATTGGCATTTCGCGAGGTGTATCGCTGCGTGATACTATATAGCATTCTCTCTGGAAAATGTCTCATTTTTTAACCTTTTATTGAATTAATCTCTACATATGAAGAAAATATGTTCTCTGCGTAAAATCCAGTCTATAGATCCCAATTTTTCGCAATATCCAGTTTGTCTTGCACCATAGCTTTTCAAGAAGATTCTTGGTTAATCATATATACTTAGGAGATGAAACTCGACCCGGTTAAGAGTGATATCTTGAGAAATCCAAATCTAAAGAGGCGATCTATATCTACAATAATTTTAATCCCTTCGCCCCCATCGACGAGTAACAACAGTTAGTTTCTGAGTTATGAGAAAACAAATTATGATAAGCGCCGAGGGGGAGATTTGAACTCCCGAGGCGCATAGCGCCACGAGCTCCCCGTCAGATTGTCGACTCCAGGCTCGCGCCTTACCGGACTGGGCCACCTCGGCACTTGCCAGCTCCTTACCGCCTTTCAACATTTAAAATTTGCTTCTTGAAGGAATCTGAAAAAATATCTGAGATTTATCCCGTCACGATCATAACGCTAATCGGCGCTTCGGTGAAAATGCGATTCAGGATGTCTTTCTTGATGGCCCTTGAATTAATCGCATATACGAATAAATCAAATTCTCCCGATCTGACCCTGCTGACAATTTCGATCATGATATTTCCCTCGACAGGTTCTTCATTAACTTCAACGCCATACATTCTTCCAAGTCTCTTCAAATACAGAAGTTTGTCCTCGATCTCATGTCTCATGTCAAATGGCAAAATGATGTGCAATCCCGAATTAAGGTTAATCGCCACTCTGATAGAGAGATCAAGGCATTTTTCCGATTCCATTGAGCCGTCGAATAAAGTGAGAATCTTTCTGTATGGAAACAGACCTTTGCAGAGAAGTATCACTCGAACACCAGAAGAAGAAATTCGATTATCTGGCAACCTTTTCAGTTCCCTAAAGAATAGATCACTTGGCCGAATAGCAAGGCATGCCTCACTTTTCGATATTGCTGAATCGTGAAGGAACGATTGGATCGCATTGGATTTCTCGAGAATTATTGTCGTGCAGTCGGTGCCAGAATCTTTGAGACCATCGATTGCCTTCTGGGCAATCTTCTGATCCGTTGATGCCACGACCAGTTCTGATCCCGTATAATGAGCGAGATAACTCGCTTCGGAGAGCACGCTGGTGAGATCGTATTTATCCTCGATTATGGCGACAACTTTCGCAAAAGGCTTTGGTTTTCTTCCCTTCCCAAATAGTTTTTCTTCCATGACTGGAGGCAAAACACCAAGCGTGCAGAGTATAATGTGATCTCCCTTTTGAAGTGTTAAGTCTTTTTCCGCTGCAATCAGATGATGTCCTCTCAGAACGCCGATGATCGATGTGTTTGCTGGTAGATCCAGATCCATCAATTTTCGGCCAACAAGCTCAGATTCCTCGAGAACGATGATTTCCGAAACTCTCTGCGATTGTGGATAGATCAGATTCTCAATTCTCTTGATTGTTTCTACCAGCGGACAGATAACACTTTCCACACCATATTTCTGGAAGGCTGAAATTCTTGATGGATCCTTTACAACGATGAGGATCTTTCTTGGACAGAACCGCTCTATGAAATTCGCAATCCTTAGATTTTCATCATCATCCTCAAATGCGATGATCGCTACCTCGGCGTCTTGAATTCCCGCCTGCTGAAGGGTCTCCTCGTCATCGCATTTTCCATAAATGATCTGCGATTCTAGCAATAAATTCTTCAAATCATTAACAACATCAGAGTCGTTGGAAATGATGATGATGTTTTGCATCGAACGCGCTAGAAACTCAGCAACTTTTCCAGATCCCAAGAGGAGAATTTTCATCGCACTTCACCCCCAATTCCGAATTTCTTGAAAAGATATTTGAAAAGCGTAGGGGAAAGAACGGCGAGGATAATTGCCACAAGTATAATCATCGAGTAAGTCATACGATCCAGAATCCCTAGTCGCAGTCCAATCTCAGAGGCGGCGATCATGAGCGTCAAACCGCCAGTCAAAAGGACTCCGGTGGCAAGATTGCCCTTCATAGCGCTTCTCTTCGAGAGAACAATACATGGAATTATCTTCGCAACGATCGCGATGAGAAGAAGAGATGGAAGCAGGGCAAGCGCATTAACGTTGAGAATTGCGTCGAAATCAAAGGTAGCACCAAGATTGATGAAAAAGATCGGGATAAGAAACCCGTATCCAATCCCATATAATTTTTTCGTCAGCAATGCACCTTCCTGGAACAGGAGGGAAATCACCGCACCGGCCAGAAATGCACCGAGAATTGCCATTGCTTCTGATTTGACGATCCCCGCAATTGCGACGAAAATGAAGATAATTGCAAGTGATGCTCGAATGCCAATCTCATGAGGATCATCAGATTTGAAGAATTTTTTGAGTATGTCTGGATGATGCCAGATCGCAAGTGAACCGATCTTGTAAATCAATAAGAATGTCAGAAAAATCATGAACAGTATGATTATTGATATAGAACCAAACAAGGAATCCGCGAATTGAATGACCTGTATCCTGATCGCATAGATCGTCACAAGAAGCATCGCGCCGATGTCCGAAATCAGCGCTATAACGAGAATTCGCTGTCCAAAGGATGTCCTAGAGATCTTCATTTCGCGGATAACCGACAGTACAACAGCAACCGATGTTGTCGAAAGGATAATGGCCATGTAAAAAGGTTCAACGTTCAAATTCATCATTTTGATGAAGAGGGAGGCTAAGGGAAGAGCTAAGATGAGAGTAAGTTCAAAGATAATTGTACCAATTAGAAATCCCTTCAACCCTGCTGATTCGATCTGACCAAAATCTATCTCGAGACCTGAGAGAAACATTAGGAAGATGAGACCGATTGTAGCAAGAAATTGAACCGAAGGACCAAAGATGAGAGGCCTAGCACCAAAGAAAGTATCACAAATATAGAGCATGACACCGACAATAAGCCCAAAAGAGATTTCTCCGACGACAACAGGAATTCCTGTTCGCGTTAATAAAAGAGGTGTGATAAACGCGATGAGAGCGATTATGACTAGTGAGTAATACTCCTCAATCATGGATTATCTCCTCGCTTAATGAAATGTTTCTTAGTCTAAACGAAATTATTCTGAAAGAGACGAATAGAGAATGTTGCTCAATTCAAACGTATTGCGTAAGGTTGGACGCATTTGCCTGGCGAGACGAATTTCGGCGGGATCAACTTCAACAACAGTGATATCTTCTTCATAATACTTGTTTCTGACGATTATGTCGCCCCGAGGATTCGCTGCCTGGCTTCCTCCAAAAAATACCTGGTTCAGTTGCGTTCCCACCTGATTGACATAAACAACATATGTCGTATTCTCGATCGCCCTCGCTGGGATGACTCGTTCGAAGTAAGGTTTTGAGGTAGAAGGGGAAGCTGCGATACAAATAATGACCTCGGCCCCGAGAGTCGCGTAATATTTTGAAATTTCTGGAAAGAAAATATCATAACAGATGATCGGTCCGATTTTCACGTGATTGAACTCGAATAATCTCGGAGCGCTACCGGGACAAAAGTAAAGTTTCTCCTCAAAGGGCCCAAAATTCGCAAGGGAGAGTTTATCATACCTTTGCACGGATCCATCTGGGGAGACGAGAATTGCGCTGTTTGTGACTAACGATGTAACTCGGTCGTCCAGCACGGGCATCCCAAATAGAATACTACAACCATGCTCTTCCGCGATCCTTTCAATCTTTCTAACGCTTTCTCCTTCCGTTCCCTCAGCAACTTTAAAAAACAAATCCCTGCACATATACCCCGTAAGAAACATCTCTGAGAACACGACGAGATCTGCTTCAACTTTCCCGACGACCTTTTTAATTCTTCGAATGTTTTCTGCTTTGTCTGCTATACAGGAAGCGACTTGAGCCAATACGATTTTCATTTTTCCGGTTCGGGAATCAAATTGAGCCCATATCATCTTTTTGATTGTTTGCCCTGCTTTTTTGAAAGCACTTATTTATCGGAATTCACGTTACAAGGTCAATGCGACCGAAACTCGCTGAGGATGCTGAGCTGATCATAAAGGATTTCATCCAGCAAAAGGTTGAAGAAAGTGGTGGAAACGGTGTGGTCGTTGGATTGAGTGGTGGTATTGATTCAGCGGTCGTTTCGAAGTTGTGCGCCGATGCAATTGGTCCAGAAAAAGTTCTCAATCTCTTCATGCCTACCAAGATTTCACCGCCTTCGGACAAACAGGATGTGATTGAATTTTGCAAAAACTTCAATATGGAATTGAAGATTGTTGATATCTCACCCGCGATTGAAGGATTTGAAAAGATTCTTTCCGATCTAAACAAGAAAGAATTGATTGGTAATATCATGGCACGTTGCAGAATGATTGTTCTTTACCATGAAGCGAACCTCCGAAAGAGGATCGTCATGGGGACGAGCAACAAGAGCGAGCTTTTGATCGGCTATTTCACGAAATTCGGTGATGGTGGTTCTGATTACTGCCCGATCGGCGATCTTTACAAGACACAGGTGAGAGAGCTTGCAAGAAGGATAGGTATTCCAAAGAATATTCTTGAGAAAACACCAACTGCAGGATTGTGGTCTGGACAAACTGATGAAGGAGAGATTGGGATCTCTTACGCTGATCTCGATCAGATTTTGCTAGGCTTTGAAATGAACTTGTCGAACGATGAGATTGCTGCAAGGACCGGGCTGCCAATAAATGTAATTGAACGAGTCTGGAGAATGCATAGGTCGACTGTTCATAAGAGAAAGATGCCCTTGATTCCAAAGATTGGAATTAGGACTCTCGGACTCGATTGGCGTGAATAGATTTCAACCGTGTTTCCAACAGATTAATGAGAGTGTCAGCATCAAGAACATCGAAGATGATCTTGTCGGCCTTCTTCCCCAACGCCCATGGAAATCTTTGTTTTTCTCTGAGTTTGATACCGATCAAATCGTATCCCCTTGATGTAATAAATAGCTCAGGGCTGCTGAGCCTGAAGAAAACACCAGTTCTGATGATCGGGCCCCTTTCAATTCGCTCAACGCGTTCAATGTTTGCAATAGGGATACTTGCTCTAAAAATCCAACCTACCCTGAGAAAAAGTTGATCGTCGAGAATCTCGTGGTATGTTAACAATGGCGTTACTCCGAATAAGAAAAGAACAGCCGCCTCGAGAAACAGAACCGCAGAAAGAATGACAAAATCGATGCCGACGAGAACTAGTATAAGAAAGAGAATTAATACTTCGGCAAAAAGTATTATTAAAAGATCCAGGATATGCGACTTCTTACTGTAATAGAATCGGTGACTTGAGTTCATCGCCAGCGTGCTATGTGTCTATATAATAAGAAATATTTGCATTCAAATATCGGGAACTTCGAGATAAATGAGGATTCAGCATTCTTTTATATCGCAATAGGTGATCGCAATCTAAAATTCAAAATTTCAAATAAGCTGTATCCAACTTTCATTAATAGCACTATTGGAATTATCAAAAGTTTTAATAAAGACCATCTTATTGGCGCTTAAGTGCTCCCGTAGTGTAGTCCGGTCAATCATGCGGGCCTCTCGAGCCCGCGACTCGGGTTCAAATCCCGGCGGGAGCACTTCCGTTCATGTCTAGGTATTTTCTGGTTTAATCGACCTTTTGAAGACTCCGCTTGTTCTCTTGAGCCGACTTTCCTTCCCCCAGTTCATCTATATCTCGTCAAGAAATTTATCGCTATAGGTCTTGACCTGGCACTCTAAATGCCAAAATACCCCAGCCCAGCTGGCACTTCATCACTGTAACTGCTGCAAAACACATATTAATTGAGTCACCATTCGAGGTCAGCACAGTGGAGTGCCTGCCTTAGGACGTTAGAATTATGAAAGTGAATGAGCAAAAGGTATCTAAAATGCACACTGGCCAGAGATACCTTGGCGACAAAGGGCTCATCGCTTTGGTGGCCGTACTGTCCGCATTCGTTCCTCTATCCACTGATCTTTACCTCCCTGCTCTGCCGAGCATGAGCGATTATTTCCAAGTCTCTTCCAGTCTCACCAACCTGAGCTTGTCCCTTTTTTTTATCTTTTTCAGTATTGGAATGCTCCTCTGGGGTCCATTAAGTGATAAGTATGGGCGGCGGCCTATCTTGCTTGTTGGTCTCGCAATTTACATTGCATCGAGTGTCGCGTGTGGATTAGCATGGGATGTTTATCTCCTCATCTTATTCCGTATCTTACAGGCAGTTGGCGGCAGTGCCGGCTCTGCGGTCGCAACTGCCATTATTAAAGATGTTTACAGCGGAAGAAGACGCGAGTCGGTGCTTGCCCTCGTCCAATCCATGGTTGTCATATCACCCGCAGTCGCTCCGATCATTGGAGCGTTCATGCTTTCATTTACCTCATGGCATGGTCTTTTTTGGATACTTGGCTTGATCGGTATTGCCTCAATGGTGGGTTCCCTACTGCTAGAGGAAACCATTCCTTCCCGGTACACGGGCACTGTGAGGCAGTCCGTTCGTCAGCTTGGCACCCTCCTCAAGAACCGAGGGTTTACCTCGCTTCTTCTAACATTCTCACTGGGAAGTACCGCATCGCTTGCATTCATTGCCGAGTCATCGTATATTTACGAGGTAGAGTTCGGACTCTCAGCACAGCTCTACAGCTTCTATTTTGCCCTTAATGCCATGGGTCTGATCTTAGGCCCCCTTTTCTATCTCATCCTTTCTCGATATTTCAGTCGCAATTCGATCATTATATCCTGTTTCGCCATCATGACCCTCGCTGGTGTATTGGTCTCTTCCTTTGGCAACTTTGGACCACTGGTTTTTGCCTTTGCGCTATTACCTGCATCTTTGATGGGAAGCTGTGTGCGACCAGCTGGTGTATTCCTTATGCTCGAACAGCAAAAAGAGAACGCAGGCGCAGCCTCCGCCCTGATTAACTGCTTTGGTCTAATATTCGGCAGCACCGGGATGATTCTCGTTTCCATCGGCGGAGACAATCCCATCCTTACCCTTGGGATAATAAACATCGCAGTTGGTCTGGTATGTATCGGAGCCTGGCTTGCAATTTGTAAGGCAAACCTTGCCGTTGAAGTCAGTGAGATGCCGCTCAATGCACACTAAAATCTGTGAAGGAGACTAATTGCCGCTTTCGAACCACATGTATGAGGTCATTGAGAAAATGATCGCCGACAAGTAGAATTGAGGCTATACCTTTTCATAAGTATTTTGAAATCAATTGCTTTCTCGAATCGTATAAGATCCGCGACGCAGGTAAATTTGAAGGATCATAGGTAGAGCTGCTGCCGGGATGGCAAATGCAACAAGAGTGAAGAAATAATTTTATAATTGGCGTGTCAACACAAAAATTTTCGACTGTTAATGGTTCGACAACTTCTCGCGACGATCTAGCACATAATTGAGAATGCAAATACATTGCGCTGACGTGTATTCTCTTTCACCAAGAGAGACCTTCGTCCCCCTTCTCAAGGCAAACCTTTCCTCATTTTTCGGAAGCCCGATTTGATCTCCCAAAACAAAGACGGGGTTTTCACCAATTTCTGTCTCCCAGATGTCCGTGCCTTTCTTCTCAAGGACAAACAGATTGCGTTTCGTTTCAATGAGGGCCTGAAAACTATTTTTCTTCACGGTAATTCCAGGATGGGACTTTCCTGATAGCACTTTTCGGATGAGATTTTCCCAATGTCCCTGCTCAGGAGGCGCATCCTGAAGGAGATTGCTTTCGACGAGCAGCTCCTTCGGAGGGTCAGGAGGGCCATTCAAGATCGCATGAAAAATCACATCTTTTCTTGATGCGTAAGATTCATAAATCGCCATTAAAATGCATTGATAAACGACATCGAGCCTTCCAGCTTCATAAAGATTCTTGAACTTTCCGCTCGTTCTTCCAGTTCGCGAGTAGAGTATGAATTCCCTGACCATTCAATCGCCGTTATCTTCTGCCTGACTTATAATTACATTGTACGCCCTTGAGTGAATCGGGTTGCTGAAATTTTTTAAAAAAGCAAATCATTCCAAAGAAAATGATCAAATTGCTTGGCAACACATCGTACACAATCAGTTATTACCCGCCGAATTCCCCGATACCCGTCGACATCACAAACGAAACCGGATATTTCTCGGTATGGATAATGGGATCAGTCTTTGCATTGATCGGCGCTCTTGTATCGCTGATTCTTCGTTCTGGTAAAGGAATATGCTATGATGACGATTTACATACTACCGCTGGAAAGTCCGCGTGAGTCTTATCATTCATCCAAATTCTTCGATTAGCCTGCAAAACGATCAGTGGACATTGACTGAAGATCCAACGAAGTTTACGCTCCTACAGTCTGCACTTCTGACCTACGACTCGATCGATTCCTTTCTTTCCAACAGCTTATATTCAATTGAGTCAAGAAGAGCATTAAGACTCGCCTCGATGATATTTGTGGACACACCGATTGTCGTCCATGTTTTCTTTCCATCAGTAGATTTAATGAGGACTCGGACCTTCGCTGCAGTCGCTGATTTTGTGTCAATAACTCTGACCTTATAATCGACAAGCCTCATTTCGCGGATTTCTGGGAAGAATCTTGTAAGCGCCTTTCTTAGCGCACGATCAAGAGCGTTCACTGGTCCATTACCATCTGATGCAGTATGTTCCACGTCGCCTTTGGGATCAATGACTTTAACGATGGCCTCAGATCTCGTCGATCCTTCCGAAACATCCACCAGTACGCGAAAACCACCAAGTCTGAAATGCGGTTTCACTTCATTTCTCAATCTGCGAACAAAGAGCTCGAGGCTTGCTTCTGCCGCTTCGAACTGATAACCTTCGAGTTCCATCCTCTTCACTTTTTCAAGCAGCATCTTTGCCTCATCCCTATCGCAAACGCCTAGCTCATGCGATCTCGCTATGATTCCAGATACGCCAGTAAGCTCAGAAACCAGTATTCTCCTGCGATTTCCAACAACTGCCGGGTCAATATGCTCATATGTCTTTGGATTCTTCATTACTGCGTTGATGTGTACTCCACCCTTGTGAGCGAAAGCGCTTGAACCGACATACGGAAGTCTTGTGTCGGGGATGATATTCGCCACCTCGGCGACGAAAGATGATAGGGATGTCAATTCATTGAGGTTTTTAACAGATAATCTCTTCTTCATTTTGAATGCAAGTGCGGGAATGAGAGAGCAGAGATTTGCATTTCCACACCGCTCTCCGAATCCGTTTACGGTCCCCTGAACGAGATTGACACCCTTTTCAACGGCGGCAATTGAATTTGCAACCGCTAGTTCCGAGTCATTGTGCATATGAACACCAAGTTTTACCCTGATCCCTTTTCTCACTTCACCAAGAATTTTCGCGATTTCGCTCGGAAGGCAGCCACCATTGGTATCGCAAAGCACGATATATTCGGCACCGGCTTCTTCTGCAATTTTGAGGACTTCTTCCGCAAAAGCTCTGTTCTCCTTCCAACCGTCGAAAAAGTGTTCGGCATCAAAAAATATCCTTTTCTCCTTGGACCTCAGATAGGTGAGCGTTTCCTCAACAATCTTGATGTAATCTGACAGATCGATCGATAGTACTTCTCTTACGTGCAGATCCCAAGATTTTCCAACGATGCAGACCCA
This region of Methanomassiliicoccales archaeon genomic DNA includes:
- a CDS encoding homoserine dehydrogenase, with protein sequence MDIFIAGFGTVGQGVAEVIKERAAWFERRFGECVRIVGALDSSSLEFSSNGLDPEVLIRRKKMTGNVGTIKLKDESYHILRQFDYDVLVEVTPTNILTGEPGYSNILTAMESGKDVVTSNKGPLALKFSELIRTAEKNQVQLRFEATVGGATPVINLSRELLMGERISSIRGILNGTCNFILHRMREEGLPFAQALKEAQEIGIAERDPTYDVEGVDSACKAAILANAIFGLDKTYKDVKRRGISGITEDAIALAAEERKVIRLIAEISSKRLEVSPRLVPVGHPLSIGGTLNIIQLSTDLAGEITVVGRGAGKFETASAILSDLVALLKHKLTHGKSG
- a CDS encoding NAD-binding protein, with translation MKILLLGSGKVAEFLARSMQNIIIISNDSDVVNDLKNLLLESQIIYGKCDDEETLQQAGIQDAEVAIIAFEDDDENLRIANFIERFCPRKILIVVKDPSRISAFQKYGVESVICPLVETIKRIENLIYPQSQRVSEIIVLEESELVGRKLMDLDLPANTSIIGVLRGHHLIAAEKDLTLQKGDHIILCTLGVLPPVMEEKLFGKGRKPKPFAKVVAIIEDKYDLTSVLSEASYLAHYTGSELVVASTDQKIAQKAIDGLKDSGTDCTTIILEKSNAIQSFLHDSAISKSEACLAIRPSDLFFRELKRLPDNRISSSGVRVILLCKGLFPYRKILTLFDGSMESEKCLDLSIRVAINLNSGLHIILPFDMRHEIEDKLLYLKRLGRMYGVEVNEEPVEGNIMIEIVSRVRSGEFDLFVYAINSRAIKKDILNRIFTEAPISVMIVTG
- a CDS encoding cation:proton antiporter, with protein sequence MIEEYYSLVIIALIAFITPLLLTRTGIPVVVGEISFGLIVGVMLYICDTFFGARPLIFGPSVQFLATIGLIFLMFLSGLEIDFGQIESAGLKGFLIGTIIFELTLILALPLASLFIKMMNLNVEPFYMAIILSTTSVAVVLSVIREMKISRTSFGQRILVIALISDIGAMLLVTIYAIRIQVIQFADSLFGSISIIILFMIFLTFLLIYKIGSLAIWHHPDILKKFFKSDDPHEIGIRASLAIIFIFVAIAGIVKSEAMAILGAFLAGAVISLLFQEGALLTKKLYGIGYGFLIPIFFINLGATFDFDAILNVNALALLPSLLLIAIVAKIIPCIVLSKRSAMKGNLATGVLLTGGLTLMIAASEIGLRLGILDRMTYSMIILVAIILAVLSPTLFKYLFKKFGIGGEVR
- a CDS encoding carbon-nitrogen hydrolase family protein — protein: MKIVLAQVASCIADKAENIRRIKKVVGKVEADLVVFSEMFLTGYMCRDLFFKVAEGTEGESVRKIERIAEEHGCSILFGMPVLDDRVTSLVTNSAILVSPDGSVQRYDKLSLANFGPFEEKLYFCPGSAPRLFEFNHVKIGPIICYDIFFPEISKYYATLGAEVIICIAASPSTSKPYFERVIPARAIENTTYVVYVNQVGTQLNQVFFGGSQAANPRGDIIVRNKYYEEDITVVEVDPAEIRLARQMRPTLRNTFELSNILYSSLSE
- a CDS encoding NAD+ synthase produces the protein MRPKLAEDAELIIKDFIQQKVEESGGNGVVVGLSGGIDSAVVSKLCADAIGPEKVLNLFMPTKISPPSDKQDVIEFCKNFNMELKIVDISPAIEGFEKILSDLNKKELIGNIMARCRMIVLYHEANLRKRIVMGTSNKSELLIGYFTKFGDGGSDYCPIGDLYKTQVRELARRIGIPKNILEKTPTAGLWSGQTDEGEIGISYADLDQILLGFEMNLSNDEIAARTGLPINVIERVWRMHRSTVHKRKMPLIPKIGIRTLGLDWRE
- a CDS encoding multidrug effflux MFS transporter; this translates as MKVNEQKVSKMHTGQRYLGDKGLIALVAVLSAFVPLSTDLYLPALPSMSDYFQVSSSLTNLSLSLFFIFFSIGMLLWGPLSDKYGRRPILLVGLAIYIASSVACGLAWDVYLLILFRILQAVGGSAGSAVATAIIKDVYSGRRRESVLALVQSMVVISPAVAPIIGAFMLSFTSWHGLFWILGLIGIASMVGSLLLEETIPSRYTGTVRQSVRQLGTLLKNRGFTSLLLTFSLGSTASLAFIAESSYIYEVEFGLSAQLYSFYFALNAMGLILGPLFYLILSRYFSRNSIIISCFAIMTLAGVLVSSFGNFGPLVFAFALLPASLMGSCVRPAGVFLMLEQQKENAGAASALINCFGLIFGSTGMILVSIGGDNPILTLGIINIAVGLVCIGAWLAICKANLAVEVSEMPLNAH
- a CDS encoding citramalate synthase, whose protein sequence is MYLSVDVELYDTTLRDGAQAEGICFSTEDKIDILTRLDAFGIDFVEGGIPASNPKDVEFFQKAKEIELKHAKLVAFGFTRKKDSRVEDDPMIRSLIEADTDWVCIVGKSWDLHVREVLSIDLSDYIKIVEETLTYLRSKEKRIFFDAEHFFDGWKENRAFAEEVLKIAEEAGAEYIVLCDTNGGCLPSEIAKILGEVRKGIRVKLGVHMHNDSELAVANSIAAVEKGVNLVQGTVNGFGERCGNANLCSLIPALAFKMKKRLSVKNLNELTSLSSFVAEVANIIPDTRLPYVGSSAFAHKGGVHINAVMKNPKTYEHIDPAVVGNRRRILVSELTGVSGIIARSHELGVCDRDEAKMLLEKVKRMELEGYQFEAAEASLELFVRRLRNEVKPHFRLGGFRVLVDVSEGSTRSEAIVKVIDPKGDVEHTASDGNGPVNALDRALRKALTRFFPEIREMRLVDYKVRVIDTKSATAAKVRVLIKSTDGKKTWTTIGVSTNIIEASLNALLDSIEYKLLERKESIES